In the Diospyros lotus cultivar Yz01 chromosome 13, ASM1463336v1, whole genome shotgun sequence genome, AACAACAACATCTTTGCTCCCATTCATAAATCAACTTAACACCCATTTCCACAATGGAGCATCAATCCATACAAAAACACTAAAATGATTCCAGACATACCATAAATGTTGAAGTTGGAGAGTGTAGAGGGGAGGTCCTTGAGGAAAAACTAGGGAAATTTGTATGGGAGAAAGCTGGGATAATAGTGGGAGGCTAGGTAAGGGTGGGGTGAGGGAAATTTttagagggagaagagaaggagaaggcaaggggggggggggggggaacaaaTGGGCAGGGGGTCGGCCTATTAAAGCCGACCCGTACCACGGTGTGGTCGCAGCATGCATGCCGCGACTGACCTATGAGCAGCAGATAGGCTATTGCCTCGAGCGGTGGCCACGGCATGCATGCCACAGTCTTGGCGCGAGCTGCTCCCcctgtttatttttattatattttcattttttttctctctctctttctctttattttttttacttttattattttatttttttatttgcatgTAGCCTAGGCTCTAAATGGCAACTCATGGACTAATCTTATATGTTGAAAGATGAATTACCCTATGCTTTCTAACATGCCATGAATGAAGAAGTCTCCTAACTAAGACACTTTCTGACCTAATGCCCAACATTCtaaaacaaatgcaaaatagaaaaatcaaaggaaacAATTAgcaattaaagatgaaaagatagaaaattgggttgcctcccaaaaAGCTCTTGTTTATAGTCATTAGTTTCATTGTGTTGCTGCTCATTCCTGATTGCTCAACTCGGTGGATGTCTTTTCCTTGGCATAGTCATCCCCTAGATATGGCTTGAGTCGCTGTCCATTCACCTTAAATGTACCCTTGGTGTCATAAGTGACATCAACAGCGCCGTGTGGATAAACTTTGACAATAGTGAATGGCCCAAACCACCTTGAGCGCAACTTGCCTGAAAATAACTTGAGGCgtgagttgaataacaacactTTTTGCCCCACCTCAAAATGCTTCCTATGAATATGATGGTCATGCCATTTTTTGGTTCTCTCTTTGTATAACCTAGCACTTTCATATGCCTCCAACTGAAATTCATCCAGTTCATTTAACTACAACATTCTCTTTTCACCGGCCttctttaaatcaaaatttagcttTTTCACTACCCAATAGGCTCGATGCTCCAACTCAACTGGTAAgtgacatgcttttccaaagacAAGGCGATACGGTGACATCCCAATAAGTGTCTTAAATGCAGTGCGATAAGCCCATAGCTCATCGTCAAGTTTTTTTGACCAATCTTTACGAGATATACTCACTGTGAGCTCTAAGATCCTCTTCAACTCTCTATTTGAAATCTCCACTTGCCCACTTGTTTGGGGGTGATAGGGAGTAGCAACCTTGTGTTTCACCCCATATTTGGCTAAAAGAGTATCAAAGTACCGATTGCAAAAATGCTTTCCCCCATCACTTATTATGGCCCAAGGAGTACCAAAacgagtaaaaatatttttctgaaGGAAACTCACCACAGCCCGGCCATCATTAGTGGGTAATGCAACAGCCTCAACTCACTTGGAGACGTAGTCCACTACTACCAAAATATAAACATTAGCAAATGAGGGTGAGAATGGgcccatgaaatcaatgccccaaacatcaaacaaCTCAACCTGAAGAATTCCATGAAGAGTTATTTCTTGCTTCCTTGATATGTTTCTCGTTTGTTGGCACTGGTCACACTTCTTTACCACTGTCTGAGCATCTCTAAAAAGAGTGGGCTAATAAAATCCAGATTGAAGAACCTTTGCTGCTGTCTTTGTTGCCCCAAAATGTCCACCATATGGTGAAGCATGACACTACTCTAGGATcaattccatttcttcttccgGGACACACCTCTGAATTACTTTGTCAGTGCCTCATCAATAAAGAATAGGATCCTCCCAAAAGTAATACTTGAGATCTTAAAAGAACTTTTGGTGCTGATTGTAGTTAAAATCTGGTGGCATAATATTGCTTGCAAGATAATTCACATAATCAGCATACCAAGGTGCCTCTATGTCATTGGCCTTTCTTTCAACCATAAAAGGTTGTTCATttggaaaattttcatttatgtcCTCAGTTGCAGTTTGCTTGAAATTTTCCATTCTAGAAAGATGGTTAGCCACCACATTCTCCCATCTTTTCTTTGCAAACAAATACCTCAAGGCTGCGTGATCAGTGTAGATAATCACCTTGGACCTAATGAGATAAGATCGAAACTTCTCAAACACAAATACCACttctagtaactctttctctgtaatAGCATAATTCAACTGAACATCATTGAGAGTCCGACTAGCATAGTAAATAACATGGAAGATCTTATCCCTCCATTGTCCCAAAATTGCACCCACTACATAATCACTAGCGCCACACATGAGTTCAAATGGCAAGTCCCATTATGGTGCCACAACCACAGGTGCTGAGATCAACTTCTCCTTGATCATGTTGAAAGACTTTAGGCATTCCTTCGAGAAGTCAAATTTGGCATCCTTCTCCAACACGTTGCATAGTGGCTTCATAATCTTAgagaaatccttgatgaatctTCTATAAACACCAGCGTGCCCTAAGAAACTTCTAATGCCCTTGACTGACGTTGGTGGAGGGAGTTTCTCAATTACTTGAATCTTTGCTCTATCGACCTCTATGCTCCTAACTGAAATCTGGAGTCCTAACATAATTTCTTCTTGGACCATAAAGTAACACTTCTCCTAGTTAAGCACGAGATTTGTTTCTTCATAGCGCCTTAGAACAAGAGTCAAGTTCTTTAAACACTCGTCAAATAATGAACCAAAAACTAAGaaatcatccatgaatacttcAATAAATCTCTCCACCATGTTTGAAAAAATTGACATCATGCAGCGTTGAAATGTAGCAGGTGCATTACATAAGCTAAAAGGCATAATTCGGTATGCAAATGTGCCATATGGACAAGTGAATGTTGTTTTCTCCCGATCTTCTGGGGCTATTGGAATTTGATTGTATCCCAAGTAgccatcaaggaaacaatagtgggAATGGCCTGCTAGATGCTCCAACATTTGATTAGTGAATAGTAGGGGAAAGTTATCTTTTCGGGTTGCATCATTCAACTTGCGATAATCTATGCAAACCCTTCATCCTGTAGTTAGTCGGACTTAAATGAGCTCGTTATGttcattcttttccactatgatTCCTCCCTTTTTTAGCACAACCTGGACAGGACTAACCCATGCACTATCCAATATGGAGTAAATAATCCCAGCATCAACCAATTTCAATACCTCAGCTCTGACCATATCTTGAAGATGAGGGTTTAGTCAACGTTGATGTTGCACTACCGGCTTATAAGTTTCTTCCATGAGGATCTTATGCATGCAAAGGGAAGGACTAATGCCTTTGATATCCCTTAAAGTCCATCTAGTAGCCAATTTGTATTCCCAAAGCACCCGAAGTAATTTATCTTCCTCGTCTTTTTTGATAGAATTTGCAATGATAACTGGAAGAGTAGAGGCTTCCCCCAAATAAGCGTAACGAAGATGTGAGGGCAGCTGTAACGACCCGTCCTAgattagcaattttttttttttttttttcagtgattaattaatgcaattagttaatttttagtttaatgcatatttgccaattaattaatttaatttggcaaTAGAGATTTTTAATCGAAAAAAATAGTGATAAATagaattaattcttttatttttaaagagaaTTAAGAGTAAGGGCTTGTTTGGCTTTTTagcattagttattttatattattgcttaattatttaattaagtgatatatatatgggatttaattaaatccaaatataagataatttaaataataatctccTAAATAGGTTAGGAGAAGGTTTTAAATAAAGTCTAGTGGGCCTAGGATTAATTAAACCTATTTTAGCCCATTAggttttattgttattagtatatatatatatgcatagcaTGTAATTGGCCAAAAAGGAAGTTCTTCTTCAAATCTTGGCCGTGAGCAGCGCTTAGGAGATCTAGCAGCAATCAAGAAGttcttttctccaatttttatcaattaaatcagagcATCTACAGGCAAgttcttccattccattctcaaGCTTTCTTCATtctgtatagatatatatatgtacatatatacgCACAGTTCATGCTTCATAGCATTCCAAGAAATTTCAGATTTAAGTTCCAGTTTTGATCATGTTTTTGCATTATAAATCAGCCCTTATGTGATCTTGGATTAATAGCAAACTATTGTTTCGATTCCTTTTAATGAGAAAGCAAAGAAAATagaatgtatatttatatatacatgcatacagTGGCAGAAAACCAGATTTTTCAATTGAGTTGAATCATCGATTCTTCGAGTTTTGATCTGTTTATTTGCTATAATAATGATTCTTGCTTCATTGGGACTTgtttttcccaagatttcttcGAATGGTGATGTTTAGAATCAAATTCCAGCATCTGGATACTCTATTAGTATCAGTTTCGATTTCTGGCGAATCCTTTCACTATTTCGAATTTACTTCATTTTTTCCAGAACGTTTTTATTCTCTTgtgggccaattttgacctttatggagcccgaatcttggaaaacacaaaacataaaagttgtagttCTTCCTCTTGGCTTTCCACAtaaatttgaatcagctcaatcggagtttagatgagagagttatggccaAGATACGAAAGAGTATCAAATCTGTCCAGAATTCCGTATTAAATTCCAGCaagttaaaattcttttattttcaataaaaaacaGTTTATCTCTTCcctttattgaaaataatattagtataaattaaaataaattatgtttcagcataatttataaaatcatgtatttttaaaatacatcaaGTATCAGTTTGGCAACAGTTATTTCATGACTAGTATTTAAAATGTCATGATCAGCATTTATTTGTGAGTTATGTGCATACATCCTTGTATGAACATTCAACATgagtttatatggagcactacatattgtgtgccagcatCTTGATGTGCATAGCATTGCATGTTGCGCGCCAGGCGgccttgtccgcggggatcccactagtttGCTCGCCTGTgatcgaccagggagctaggggtaTATTTTACCCACAGtatatgcttacagttttttttgtttgcagGTTCAGattagtcaggtatgtgttatcaGTTTATGTGGGCcttgggccaaagttgcatacctgcattttaCTTTAgattatgtgcattacatgtttatgaaTGCAACCAGTTATATCAGatttatttatcagtatcaatTAAATCAAGCATTTAATTCCAGTATCAGTTCAGCAAGTATTACAGTTAtttcagtatcgatattcttcgattcagcttcagtatttcTTTCTAgctttatacttgctgagctttgtagctcaccttgtactcttcaccattccaggtattaccgggggagtaccagaggtggggcctagcagcagtggattatagtgtgtgtgtacatggagctactcaagaccaaagatgtctgggagagTCAGATAGTAGTcagatttattttctattttagtgagGGCTTTTCTCTCTTATTAGAGATTTATTTCTCGGAGTTTTATTTTCAGTAGTATTATACCAGAGATTTATTTTCCACAGTTGAGATATTCTTATGGTATCAGAGTTTCAGTTCATATAGTATGAGCcaggtttattttatagtacaaTATTgttccagtagcacctcttctcgggcagctccaagagagggggtgttacagcagCTATTTCAACTCAAGTTTTGGTGCTTGCTGAATTGAAAGGAGTGGCCGAGAAGGACTGATACCCAATTCCATGTACTATCTCCCTCTTCTCATGGGTTTCGAAGCTTGCAGATACTGCACACACTCTTCAATGGTAGctgaaattgaatttttatccTTTAAGTGCATGATGCATGCCTCCCAAGGATTGAGTGGATgctcaaatttgaaaaattcctcTACTTCTTTGTCCACAATATCTATCCGGAAGCACTAATCTAATGAGCTGGGTAATTTGAGTGCCTTAAACACATTGAAAGTGATTTACTCCTCATTCAGCCGTAACATTAATTGTCCCTTCTACACATCAATGAGGGCTCATCCCGTAGCTAAGAAAGGTCACCCCAATATGAGCGAAACATCCCTATCTTCTCCCATATCCAAAATGATGAAATCGGCAGGGAATATAAATTTATCCACTTTCACCAAGAGGTCTTCAACAATTCCGCGTGGATGTTTCACCGATCTGTCCTCCAATTGCAATGACATCCTTGTAGCCTTTGCTTCTCGTAGCCCGAGTTCCCTGAAAATATAATAAGGCATTAAATTAATACTAGCACCCAAATCACATAAAGCTTGTTCAAAATATAAACTACCAATGGTACAAGGGATAGTGAAACTCCTTGGATCCTTCAATTTTTGTGGTAGCTTATTTTGCAATATAGCATTACTCTCATTCGTTAACATGACAGTCTCGTGCTCATCCAACCTCCTCTCATTCGAAAGGATCTCCTTTATGAACTTTGCATAGCTAGGCATTTGGGCTAAGGCATCCTCAAACGGtatattaatatgaagtttCTTGAATACCTCCAAAAACTTTTCAAATTGCTTATCCATCTTGTGCTTGCGCAACCTCTGAGGGAATGGAATTGGAGGGACATATGGCTTCACCGGTGGTGGCATCACCTTCTCTTGGATCTCTTGTTTAGCTGAAGcttcttgttcctcttgattTTTTGGAGCTTCGAACTCATCTGATTCGGTTGGTATCTCTTGAACGTTTTTAGTATCTTTCGCAACTCCAGGTCTCCTAACATGAATTTCTGGGAGCTGTACCCCACTCCTTGTTGTGATCACATTTACTTGCTCATTCGGGTTCACCTCGGTGTTGCTAGGACACATACTCGGTTGCCTCTTTGTTAGGATTTTTTCTAACTGCCCAATCTGATTTTCAATATTGTTAATAGCTGCGTCGGTCCGATCACTTCGTTCTTGAAGCTTTGAAACTGCTTCTTCCCATCCTCCCACGTACCCAGTTACCTTTTCCCACGTACCTGGTTCCCTTATTTTGGTGGATTTTGGATGCTCTGAGTATTACCATAAGAGAAATGAGGATGATTCCTCCAACCCATATTGTATGTCTGTGAGAATGGGTTATTCTGCTACCTTTGGAAATTTTGCTGACGTTGGAAATTTTGAGCATAGGCAGCTTGCTCCATAAATGGTGGATTTATGAGCAATGTGCATTCAGATGATGGATGAGTTACTCCACAAGTTTCACATATGGGGAGTGATCCTTGCACCATATTAACATTCGAAGAATACTTTAAGGCTTCCATTTGCTTTGATGGTGCATCAATCTTTAGCCAACATCAACGTGTTAACATCCACTTCATGCACTCCAGCTACTCTTTTATGTGAGTTTCTATCTGGCCACATCACTAACTGTTCACTCATTGTCTCGAAAAGGTCATGAAGCTCCCCGGCTGATTATTTCGAATAGATCCTCCTACTGTACAATCAACTGCAGAGCAACTATAAGGAGTGAGTCCAGCatagaaaaattgattttgagtTGGTAGTGGAAAACCATGACTATGACACTTTCTCAATAGCTCCTTGAACCTCTCCCATgtttcatgaaaattttcagaCTCAGCTTGCTGAAAAGTTGAAATCTCATGCTTAAGCTTGTTAATTGTCCTGCCTATTCTATCACGCAAGTGGACagatcgtgacaagtaatacagtgatgaatagagtgtcatacccacgaggactaacttttgacggTTACTCTAACTGAtctaaccttaacctaacacacacattaacaatgacttcaattgcaatgaaaactaatttacgaataaaatatgcaactaaaataatttatttgattcaaaaactctcaaagttaaGGCACTAGGGTCTATGAATCCACCGTCGGCCTTCtgtgattcaattattcattactcgggtCTTGCTATTctttatcttaggttgaaaatcgatgatccaattacaaccaaaagcctctctcgatggtcattcagttctatgtatatatatgagattaactatctctagtcaattttcgaacatataaacatgcattcaatcatgGAGAttatcacaaaatgatttcatagggcataacagtatctctacctattataggaccctacgttgtttgtgttagagttatgccccacaagccaattatatttacatataattgatcatattttttttcattgtgactctttatcttcaatcaattattattataagggattatgttttatttgtcattgatggctgtctttattatttccattcttgacaaagtccatagatcaaataggctcatggaatatggtcgtgcatagagatgacgatcatgaaacatattccttataagccttgatcttaaatgttcctagtcataaagttattaggattggacactaataactcggatagactagcatatatgatgcatgctcaattaggagaatgtcttgtttcatagacattggtgtgtggacactaatgcatatatgtgggtgcttattacaaGAATAAGTACAGTGAACTAACCcactacagaattcctaatggtaattgtttattgtcgaattggaatttcagtgttgcaatagtgcatattggtccttagacttgagacatcatggtagtcttatatttgactggttatgctttggttctttttggattccaatggagtcattaacaaattatcactgggcgtaaccttatcacatatgaaggcttgtggatgtcaaaatagaattcatcacttatcgataagatgagaagatgtcctgtgtattccgatgatttcatgagtga is a window encoding:
- the LOC127788102 gene encoding uncharacterized protein LOC127788102, which produces MSEQLVMWPDRSSQKRLVGVHEVDVNTLMLAKIDALSKQMEALKYSSNVNMVQGSLPICETSGIDAPSKQMEALKYSSNVNMVQGSLPICETCGVTHPSSECTLLINPPFMEQAAYAQNFQQHPKSTKIREPGTWEKVTGYVGGWEEAVSKLQERSDRTDAAINNIENQIGQLEKILTKRQPSMCPSNTEVNPNEQVNVITTRSGVQLPEIHVRRPGVAKDTKNVQEIPTESDEFEAPKNQEEQEASAKQEIQEKVMPPPVKPYVPPIPFPQRLRKHKMDKQFEKFLEVFKKLHINIPFEDALAQMPSYAKFIKEILSNERRLDEHETVMLTNESNAILQNKLPQKLKDPRSFTIPCTIGSLYFEQALCDLGASINLMPYYIFRELGLREAKATRMSLQLEDRSVKHPRGIVEDLLVKVDKFIFPADFIILDMGEDRDVSLILG